In the bacterium genome, one interval contains:
- a CDS encoding secondary thiamine-phosphate synthase enzyme YjbQ, whose amino-acid sequence MKSYRKELWFNIPQRRGFVNITPQVEQCLRESGIREGLCLVNAMHITASVFINDDESGLHQDLERWLEGLAPHEPVSNYLHNRTGEDNADAHLKRQIMGREVVVAVTEGRLDFGPWEQIFYGEFDGRRRKRVLVKIIGE is encoded by the coding sequence ATGAAAAGTTATCGGAAGGAGCTATGGTTCAATATCCCGCAGCGCCGGGGCTTTGTGAACATCACCCCACAGGTGGAGCAATGCCTTCGGGAAAGTGGCATTAGAGAGGGCCTTTGCCTGGTCAATGCCATGCACATCACGGCCTCTGTGTTCATAAACGATGACGAATCTGGGCTCCACCAGGACCTGGAGCGATGGCTGGAGGGCTTGGCCCCTCACGAACCAGTGTCCAATTACCTCCACAACCGCACAGGGGAGGACAATGCCGACGCCCACCTGAAGCGCCAGATAATGGGTCGTGAGGTGGTGGTGGCCGTGACCGAGGGGAGGCTGGATTTTGGCCCCTGGGAGCAGATCTTCTATGGAGAGTTCGACGGGAGGCGGCGCAAACGGGTTCTGGTCAAGATCATTGGGGAGTAA
- a CDS encoding alpha/beta hydrolase, which produces MGSKNPGQSTPENGKPYYDPSEIAVPTLVILAEWDQDTPLYMAQEVFQKLTRPKVKRMVVIGEGTHAVALEKNRMQLFRETALFLEEEH; this is translated from the coding sequence TTGGGGAGTAAAAACCCGGGGCAAAGCACTCCTGAAAATGGAAAACCCTATTACGATCCATCGGAGATAGCTGTTCCAACGCTGGTGATTCTGGCCGAATGGGACCAGGACACCCCTCTTTACATGGCTCAGGAGGTCTTCCAGAAGCTGACCAGGCCCAAGGTGAAAAGAATGGTTGTGATAGGTGAGGGCACCCACGCTGTGGCCTTGGAGAAAAACAGGATGCAACTCTTCCGGGAGACAGCTTTGTTTTTGGAGGAGGAGCACTAA
- the cmr1 gene encoding type III-B CRISPR module RAMP protein Cmr1, which produces MSNNRNLIVSLETVTPLFGGGADPRGAPELRSPAFRGSMRYWLRAALEEINNIWKRDGQRAQ; this is translated from the coding sequence ATGAGTAACAACAGAAATCTGATCGTGTCGCTGGAGACGGTGACTCCGCTGTTTGGGGGCGGGGCAGACCCGCGCGGCGCACCGGAACTGCGATCGCCGGCCTTTCGCGGGTCCATGCGCTACTGGCTGCGGGCGGCATTGGAAGAAATTAATAATATATGGAAGCGGGATGGACAACGAGCGCAGTAA
- a CDS encoding HEPN domain-containing protein, translating into MDNERSNSLQSTLRVYRLPENASAQQPLIERAEEDLLCALSLYRRGVCGYLPLVNICFLLHQTLEKWLKAFIAVQGITASARGQHDLYRRFEAVENKESAFGEIWRMIKEVAPEILDHKFPGNLRYNETPADIEQYVEVLLKATFAVRRIVKRKLNETKEGHYELP; encoded by the coding sequence ATGGACAACGAGCGCAGTAACAGCCTGCAGTCAACGCTACGAGTTTACAGGTTGCCCGAAAATGCAAGCGCCCAACAACCTCTCATCGAACGGGCGGAAGAAGACCTTTTGTGCGCTCTATCACTATATCGCCGGGGCGTCTGTGGCTACTTACCACTCGTGAATATATGTTTTTTGCTGCATCAAACCCTGGAGAAATGGCTGAAAGCGTTCATTGCGGTGCAAGGTATTACAGCGTCTGCCAGAGGTCAACATGACCTCTATAGGCGGTTCGAAGCAGTGGAGAACAAGGAGTCGGCATTTGGAGAAATTTGGAGAATGATTAAGGAAGTGGCACCTGAGATTCTGGACCACAAATTCCCGGGCAATCTGAGGTATAACGAAACGCCTGCTGATATAGAACAATATGTTGAGGTGCTCCTAAAAGCAACCTTTGCAGTGCGTAGGATCGTCAAACGGAAGCTAAACGAGACTAAGGAGGGCCACTATGAATTACCTTGA
- the cmr1 gene encoding type III-B CRISPR module RAMP protein Cmr1, producing MNYLDFECEVLTPLFLGGAETRGHPEVRAPSIRGALRYWYRVVVGGSTLLASEDAAKLKEIEGDVFGTTEKGSAVVVLVRSGQPPAIETFRKDRAIRTPEGDFLPTGKDYLLWSMAASGRPGTSRYQPDREFIRPGARFIIRLQPRTPQGENALVKAAAALWLLANLGGLGSRANRGAGSLEVERTDPVSKLAFKRCSSISELQAYLSTGIRHCLSLVSGAETWREFTDVPEYDVLAPTAAEIWIVSSSPDGWETPWEALEGIGAKLRDYRSHRSSLGRADHDAILAWLEAGGSPPQIQRAVFGLPIPFRYSEGGPSDVIIPEQGDRRASPLRIRITRLATGRYVGVLTLFKSQFLKADRELQLQTRKWKAPPPPDYRVIQDFIQTFENKQEVTL from the coding sequence ATGAATTACCTTGATTTTGAGTGCGAGGTTCTCACGCCACTATTCTTGGGTGGGGCCGAAACCCGTGGGCATCCCGAGGTGAGAGCCCCGTCCATTCGGGGAGCATTGCGTTACTGGTATCGTGTCGTAGTTGGAGGATCTACGTTGCTTGCTTCAGAGGATGCTGCAAAACTGAAAGAGATCGAAGGTGATGTCTTTGGAACCACCGAGAAAGGTTCCGCTGTTGTCGTTCTGGTCCGCTCGGGCCAACCACCGGCTATAGAGACCTTTCGCAAAGATCGGGCCATCCGCACGCCAGAAGGTGACTTTCTACCAACCGGTAAAGACTACTTGCTGTGGTCTATGGCCGCCAGCGGCCGTCCGGGCACGTCTCGATACCAGCCGGACCGCGAATTTATTAGGCCCGGCGCTCGGTTCATAATTCGGTTACAGCCGCGAACTCCACAGGGTGAGAACGCTTTGGTCAAAGCTGCAGCAGCGCTTTGGCTTCTTGCCAACCTGGGTGGGTTGGGATCTCGTGCCAATCGAGGAGCGGGTTCATTAGAGGTTGAGAGAACCGATCCTGTCAGTAAGCTTGCCTTCAAGCGCTGTAGCTCGATAAGCGAGTTACAGGCTTACCTTTCCACAGGGATTCGTCATTGCCTCTCCTTGGTGAGTGGAGCGGAGACTTGGCGCGAGTTTACGGATGTACCCGAGTACGACGTTCTCGCGCCGACGGCTGCGGAGATATGGATTGTGAGCAGTTCGCCAGATGGTTGGGAGACGCCGTGGGAAGCCCTAGAAGGTATCGGAGCCAAGTTGCGGGATTACCGCAGTCATCGCTCCTCTCTGGGGCGGGCCGATCACGACGCGATACTGGCATGGCTTGAAGCTGGCGGATCTCCTCCGCAGATCCAACGGGCGGTGTTCGGGCTGCCCATCCCGTTTCGGTATTCGGAAGGCGGACCGAGCGACGTGATCATACCAGAGCAGGGTGATCGGCGCGCTTCACCATTGCGCATCCGGATTACACGTCTAGCAACGGGTAGGTATGTGGGTGTATTAACTCTTTTCAAGTCCCAGTTCTTAAAAGCAGATAGAGAGTTGCAGTTGCAGACCCGTAAGTGGAAAGCTCCACCTCCTCCTGATTATCGTGTCATCCAGGACTTTATTCAGACCTTTGAGAACAAGCAGGAGGTGACCCTATGA
- the cas10 gene encoding type III-B CRISPR-associated protein Cas10/Cmr2, whose amino-acid sequence MTDWTLKIIALLHDPPGKILGLAGHQRRAFELIEQVLGPDEFCHRLGKPAKELSRRDFEGTQEVQLIKEADRLASAIDRAAFPKQVRLESEDFVQNLQVRHPFCGRHLSLDCNGSEVEYSQDILDFVSAQLDSRKKYLALWRLLPLLSPGPTTRLLPPDTRILDHTLWTHLDTSAGLVSALPEVAMLQVAIGPVQTFIYEARRTQDLWVGSYLLAFLAWSGIKVIAETYGPDAVLYPSLRGHPWVDRWLKKELGPLPSSVFTGDITIATTPNKFVALLPAKDVQSIAEKIINAIREKWGEIAEAVQQNFPSGPREGTWQTIWERQVRRKDWPEVYWSAVLWPGTKSYPQGEGAEEALRRVEACLGSQPSRQHRLDLYRQSWKQGINVGSMYDALHELLIAALDARKHSRDFLPDEEDGEKCTVSSSLSALRTAEKQTRNEVRQYWQQVARQLKHEGRAHELVADGRERLSAIAAIKRFAQQSYFAPQHRIRLYFPSTSRVAAAPFYRELITQLSGNEKLQWALRGLLESLENLGYPTVSAESAKGALPGLQRDVAQLSGVIRGEAEKLLVYEADVLYPERLEPRLLEREYGLSDRDTALRVQETSRALRREVGMNPSAYYAVLIIDGDDMGRWLSGKHGKMPSLREVMHPNVLPKFSSLPNASDWNRILAAPRTLAANLHASLSAALSTFAWRCVRWVVEQRHYGRVVYAGGDDVLALLPLADGVSAAYELYALFTGYAEVQNGDLRIKTESNGFLKWEDEFLLVPGPHITPSAGLAVVHHLYPLDAALAVARAAERTAKQVADKAAVAVQVMKRSGETVTLRSKWDSLSGRFDALVGHFREKRLSSRFAYDLSSRAHIVTALPADAREATIKQLVERHKTDRLTNPATLVDELTAWAQDLDSQTPPETVDGVSVPQGLAELARWVVFARFVAQGGGE is encoded by the coding sequence ATGACGGATTGGACGCTCAAGATAATAGCACTATTGCATGACCCGCCTGGCAAGATCCTGGGATTGGCGGGCCACCAGCGGCGGGCTTTTGAGCTGATCGAACAGGTGCTAGGTCCAGATGAGTTCTGCCACAGGCTCGGCAAACCCGCAAAAGAACTGAGCAGACGCGATTTCGAAGGCACACAAGAAGTCCAACTCATCAAGGAGGCTGATCGGTTAGCCTCCGCTATTGACCGTGCCGCGTTTCCTAAACAAGTTCGGTTGGAGTCAGAGGACTTTGTGCAGAATCTCCAAGTTCGACATCCGTTTTGCGGGAGGCATTTGTCGCTGGACTGCAACGGCTCCGAGGTTGAGTATTCCCAAGACATCCTGGACTTTGTGAGCGCTCAACTTGATTCGCGCAAGAAGTACTTGGCCTTATGGCGACTACTGCCCCTACTTTCGCCAGGTCCCACAACTCGCCTGCTACCTCCTGACACGCGCATACTAGACCACACGCTTTGGACCCATCTGGATACCTCCGCAGGGTTGGTTTCGGCTCTACCCGAGGTGGCTATGCTCCAAGTAGCCATCGGCCCTGTACAGACCTTTATTTACGAAGCACGACGCACCCAGGACTTGTGGGTGGGAAGTTACCTGCTCGCGTTTCTGGCATGGTCAGGGATCAAAGTGATTGCCGAGACCTATGGGCCGGATGCCGTTCTCTATCCTTCCCTACGAGGGCATCCCTGGGTTGACCGGTGGCTCAAGAAAGAATTAGGCCCTCTCCCGTCGTCGGTTTTCACTGGAGACATCACCATTGCCACAACGCCCAACAAGTTCGTGGCTCTGTTACCGGCTAAAGACGTGCAGTCTATCGCTGAGAAGATCATCAACGCTATTCGGGAAAAGTGGGGGGAAATTGCCGAGGCTGTCCAGCAAAACTTTCCCAGCGGTCCGAGGGAAGGTACATGGCAGACCATCTGGGAGCGCCAGGTCAGAAGGAAGGACTGGCCCGAAGTTTATTGGTCGGCAGTTCTTTGGCCGGGCACAAAGTCTTATCCGCAGGGTGAAGGAGCTGAAGAAGCGCTCAGGCGAGTGGAGGCCTGTCTCGGTTCGCAGCCCTCTCGTCAACACCGACTGGACTTGTATCGGCAAAGCTGGAAACAAGGCATAAACGTTGGCTCAATGTATGATGCCCTACATGAGTTGCTGATCGCCGCCCTGGACGCCCGTAAGCACAGCCGCGACTTCCTGCCGGACGAAGAAGACGGGGAAAAGTGCACGGTGAGCTCCTCTCTTTCAGCCTTGCGAACTGCGGAGAAACAAACTCGTAATGAAGTACGCCAATATTGGCAACAGGTTGCCAGACAACTCAAGCATGAGGGGCGAGCTCATGAGTTAGTGGCAGATGGCAGGGAGCGTTTGAGCGCTATCGCTGCCATCAAACGCTTTGCCCAGCAAAGTTACTTTGCTCCACAACACAGAATTCGCCTTTATTTTCCGTCTACTTCCCGAGTGGCGGCCGCTCCATTCTATAGAGAGCTGATCACACAATTGTCTGGAAATGAGAAACTCCAGTGGGCCCTTCGGGGGCTTCTCGAATCCCTTGAGAATCTAGGTTATCCCACGGTGTCCGCCGAATCCGCAAAAGGGGCCTTGCCGGGGCTGCAGAGAGACGTTGCTCAATTGTCGGGCGTGATCCGAGGTGAAGCAGAGAAGCTACTTGTTTATGAAGCCGATGTGTTGTATCCGGAGCGTCTGGAGCCCAGGCTGCTAGAGCGGGAATATGGCCTTTCGGACCGCGACACGGCGTTGAGAGTACAGGAGACCTCTCGGGCTCTCCGCCGAGAAGTGGGCATGAATCCTTCGGCCTATTATGCGGTTCTGATAATAGATGGCGATGATATGGGGAGATGGTTGAGCGGCAAGCACGGAAAGATGCCCTCCTTGCGAGAGGTGATGCACCCAAATGTGTTGCCGAAGTTCAGTAGCCTGCCCAATGCATCCGATTGGAATAGGATACTGGCTGCACCGCGGACGCTGGCAGCCAATTTGCATGCCAGCCTGAGCGCTGCCCTGAGCACCTTTGCCTGGCGCTGCGTGCGTTGGGTGGTGGAACAGCGCCATTACGGCCGCGTGGTCTACGCCGGTGGCGACGATGTGCTGGCTCTCTTGCCCCTCGCCGACGGTGTGTCTGCTGCGTACGAGTTATACGCCCTGTTCACTGGCTACGCCGAGGTACAGAATGGAGACCTTCGGATCAAAACGGAAAGCAATGGCTTTCTGAAATGGGAAGACGAGTTCCTCCTGGTGCCTGGGCCCCACATCACGCCTAGTGCTGGCCTTGCTGTTGTCCATCACCTTTATCCCCTGGATGCAGCCCTGGCTGTCGCCCGCGCCGCCGAGCGAACGGCCAAGCAGGTGGCCGACAAGGCCGCTGTGGCCGTGCAAGTCATGAAGCGTAGCGGTGAGACGGTAACGTTGCGCAGCAAGTGGGACAGCCTGAGCGGACGTTTCGATGCGTTGGTGGGGCACTTCCGCGAGAAGCGGCTTTCCTCCCGCTTCGCCTATGACCTGAGCAGCCGGGCGCACATCGTTACCGCTCTGCCTGCCGATGCCCGCGAGGCTACCATCAAGCAACTGGTCGAGCGGCACAAGACGGACCGGCTGACCAATCCTGCTACGCTGGTTGACGAACTGACCGCGTGGGCGCAAGACCTGGATAGCCAGACGCCGCCGGAAACGGTTGACGGCGTCAGTGTTCCCCAAGGCCTGGCCGAGCTGGCCCGCTGGGTGGTGTTCGCCCGTTTCGTAGCACAAGGAGGAGGCGAATGA
- the cmr3 gene encoding type III-B CRISPR module-associated protein Cmr3, whose translation MMQLFLEPVDVWLFRDGKPFDAGSDHRARSLFPPSPHVMQGVIRSHHLVVKGVDLRDRQAIEAAVGTVNDFRGLCLRGPFIARREGQNGQIVRYFPVPADVIPDEKAGGYRLLHPRLRGDTPDVLTSAPPELPMLLWPLEDTEPTKKEFGQWMSETELLKCLQGQPARAIHSSHLFVHENRFGIGLNDATCTTEEGALYEVDFIRPCKDVGLWVQVEGYDGWPATGTLRIGGEARGAHFSQIETALAWPQPHNRLSARFKVYFASPAFFKDGWKPRSGWEQFFDGDVTLQAVALNRYEVIGGYDWAANRQKPACRYVPAGSVYYFAAVGDAQLRQDVITEDGAEIGFGQVILTG comes from the coding sequence ATGATGCAGCTCTTTTTAGAACCGGTAGACGTGTGGCTGTTTCGCGATGGCAAACCCTTCGATGCCGGCAGCGATCATCGCGCCCGCAGCCTGTTTCCACCTTCCCCCCATGTGATGCAAGGCGTCATCCGCTCACATCACCTGGTGGTGAAGGGGGTGGATTTGCGGGACCGTCAGGCGATCGAGGCCGCCGTGGGCACGGTGAATGACTTCCGGGGCCTGTGCCTGCGCGGGCCGTTCATCGCCAGGAGGGAGGGCCAGAACGGCCAGATCGTGCGTTACTTCCCCGTACCGGCCGACGTGATCCCGGACGAGAAGGCAGGCGGCTATCGCTTGCTGCATCCCCGATTGCGAGGGGACACGCCCGATGTGCTCACCAGCGCGCCGCCTGAGCTGCCCATGTTGCTCTGGCCGCTAGAAGACACCGAGCCGACCAAGAAAGAGTTCGGCCAGTGGATGTCCGAGACGGAGCTGCTGAAATGCCTGCAAGGCCAACCGGCTAGGGCCATTCACAGTAGCCATCTGTTCGTGCACGAAAACCGCTTCGGCATCGGCCTCAACGACGCTACCTGCACCACTGAGGAGGGCGCGCTGTACGAAGTGGACTTTATCCGCCCGTGCAAAGATGTCGGGTTGTGGGTGCAGGTGGAAGGCTACGACGGTTGGCCGGCGACCGGGACGCTGCGCATCGGCGGGGAAGCGCGCGGCGCGCATTTCAGCCAGATTGAGACGGCCCTGGCCTGGCCACAGCCGCATAATCGATTGTCGGCTCGCTTCAAAGTCTACTTTGCCAGCCCAGCCTTCTTTAAAGACGGTTGGAAGCCGCGCAGTGGCTGGGAACAATTCTTCGACGGCGATGTGACCCTGCAGGCCGTCGCCCTCAACCGTTATGAGGTCATCGGCGGGTACGATTGGGCTGCCAATCGTCAGAAACCGGCCTGCCGCTATGTGCCCGCCGGTAGCGTCTACTATTTCGCCGCCGTCGGCGACGCGCAGTTGAGGCAGGATGTCATCACCGAAGACGGAGCCGAGATCGGCTTCGGTCAGGTTATTCTCACCGGATGA
- the cmr4 gene encoding type III-B CRISPR module RAMP protein Cmr4, with product MFTAKSMLFIYVETPLHAGTGRGLGAVDLPIQRERTTGYPIVQASGLKGRLRAAARGRAKDSPTEQDQQQGWLSTKEFLAIFGPETAHASDYAGALSTGDARILLFPVRSLASVFAWVTSCDALARFLREAEMVGLKPGWPLPLAPGKDTALVNGTALLAGDSVVLEEFSFKPDTSQAAVVKAIGEWLAKNALPQTGYDYWKAALPTKLCILHEEAFRDFVLYGTEVQTHIKLDPDTKTVAGKMLWTTESLPVDSLLYVPLMAGPSRAHGVDLDGQAILQKVASLGLTRTQLGGDETTGQGIVALRFVNSNGDRPGSAATPGGKQ from the coding sequence ATGTTTACGGCCAAAAGTATGCTGTTCATCTACGTGGAAACCCCGTTGCACGCCGGCACAGGGCGCGGGCTGGGTGCAGTAGACCTGCCCATTCAGCGCGAACGCACCACCGGCTATCCTATCGTCCAGGCTAGCGGCCTAAAAGGCCGGCTGCGAGCGGCAGCCCGGGGAAGGGCCAAGGACAGCCCGACAGAGCAGGATCAGCAGCAAGGTTGGCTGTCTACAAAGGAATTTCTTGCCATCTTCGGACCGGAGACCGCCCACGCCTCGGACTATGCCGGCGCACTCTCGACCGGCGACGCCCGTATCCTGCTCTTCCCGGTCCGCTCGCTGGCCAGCGTCTTTGCATGGGTAACGAGTTGCGACGCGCTGGCCCGCTTCCTGCGCGAGGCGGAGATGGTAGGGCTGAAGCCGGGCTGGCCATTGCCCCTTGCGCCGGGCAAGGATACAGCCCTGGTCAACGGTACGGCTCTGCTAGCCGGCGACAGCGTGGTGCTGGAGGAATTTAGCTTCAAACCGGACACGAGCCAGGCAGCCGTGGTCAAAGCCATCGGCGAGTGGCTGGCGAAAAACGCCCTGCCGCAGACCGGCTACGATTACTGGAAGGCGGCGTTGCCCACCAAGCTGTGCATCCTGCACGAGGAAGCCTTCCGCGATTTCGTGCTATATGGAACCGAGGTGCAGACACATATCAAGCTTGATCCTGACACCAAGACAGTGGCAGGCAAAATGCTCTGGACGACCGAGAGCCTGCCGGTGGACAGCCTGCTCTACGTACCGCTGATGGCGGGCCCATCGCGTGCTCATGGCGTCGATTTGGACGGGCAAGCTATCTTGCAGAAGGTCGCAAGCCTCGGCCTGACTCGCACCCAACTGGGCGGCGATGAGACCACCGGCCAGGGCATAGTGGCCTTGCGCTTCGTCAACTCCAATGGCGATCGGCCCGGGTCGGCAGCAACCCCAGGAGGTAAGCAATGA
- the cmr5 gene encoding type III-B CRISPR module-associated protein Cmr5, translated as MSQQRSLEQERARAAWGRVVEVKGRGYAGKYGQLARSAPADIQANGLGQTLSFWNAKGEAHHRALFNHVSDWVKGQIKFADADLLQWIVNTADTDGYRRATAEAIAFVIWLKRFAEAELPKEGD; from the coding sequence ATGAGCCAGCAACGATCACTCGAGCAAGAACGGGCCAGGGCGGCTTGGGGACGAGTCGTCGAAGTCAAAGGTCGGGGATATGCCGGCAAGTACGGTCAACTGGCGCGCAGTGCACCGGCCGATATCCAGGCCAATGGTCTCGGGCAGACCCTTTCCTTCTGGAACGCCAAGGGGGAGGCCCATCATCGCGCTCTTTTCAACCACGTTTCCGACTGGGTAAAGGGGCAGATCAAGTTTGCGGATGCCGACCTGCTACAGTGGATTGTCAACACGGCCGACACAGATGGTTACCGTCGCGCCACGGCTGAGGCCATTGCCTTTGTAATCTGGCTCAAGCGCTTCGCTGAGGCCGAGCTACCCAAGGAGGGTGACTGA
- the cmr6 gene encoding type III-B CRISPR module RAMP protein Cmr6: protein MPDQRSRNRPAGRRPTTGPDTTSSGGATIRYPIPSLSARAWAAVSTTNVRLNPGLIFDRFAPDWSGQATLKKDGLEAALRAAKRVDGSLLQAWNARWEACAQVVQAEPFPLKTDWRFIAGLGRKGALEVGFTFHRYGFPILPGSSVKGVTRARALITIAERVNDPNLSLGQLDEKLSPDGEKDSKERKLYEEWCKDQAEEVQKLANDFRSIFGTTAAAGRAIFLDAIPVTKPRLELDIMNPHYPKYYSGEEPPTDWQSPVPVYFLTVAAGTEFRFAVGWRRPLDAEGKRLRALTKEWLVAGLTELGAGAKTGAGYGYFVPPLQPAQPVTAAPQVAVASPTGQPAPAADSKLPAPASPTTPVPSEELIWRTGTIREYQPGSGRGRLVDDETGEELRFSREAIVNKGWSPGKKQKVRYSATQREGQTVVVMMQRG, encoded by the coding sequence ATGCCTGATCAAAGATCACGCAACCGACCCGCAGGGCGTAGGCCCACAACCGGTCCGGACACTACCTCATCGGGAGGTGCTACAATCCGCTATCCCATCCCATCACTCAGCGCCAGAGCTTGGGCCGCAGTCAGCACAACGAACGTCAGGCTCAATCCGGGCCTGATCTTCGACCGTTTTGCGCCGGATTGGTCAGGTCAGGCGACCTTGAAGAAAGATGGATTAGAAGCGGCCCTCAGAGCGGCAAAAAGGGTGGACGGCAGTTTGTTGCAGGCTTGGAACGCGCGCTGGGAGGCCTGCGCGCAGGTCGTGCAGGCCGAACCTTTTCCCCTCAAGACCGACTGGCGCTTCATCGCCGGGCTAGGGCGCAAAGGCGCGCTGGAGGTCGGCTTCACCTTCCACCGCTACGGCTTCCCCATTCTGCCCGGCAGCAGCGTCAAAGGCGTGACGCGCGCCCGCGCGCTGATCACGATCGCCGAGCGGGTGAATGATCCCAATCTCAGCCTTGGCCAACTGGACGAGAAGTTGAGCCCCGACGGCGAAAAAGACAGCAAAGAGCGCAAGCTATACGAGGAATGGTGCAAAGATCAGGCCGAAGAAGTCCAGAAACTGGCCAATGACTTCCGCAGTATCTTTGGCACCACGGCAGCGGCCGGGCGAGCTATCTTTCTCGATGCCATCCCCGTGACTAAGCCAAGGCTGGAGCTGGACATCATGAACCCCCACTATCCCAAGTACTACAGCGGCGAGGAGCCTCCCACCGACTGGCAAAGCCCAGTGCCAGTGTACTTCCTTACCGTGGCGGCGGGAACAGAGTTTCGTTTTGCCGTGGGATGGCGTCGGCCGCTCGATGCGGAGGGCAAGCGCCTGCGCGCCCTGACAAAGGAATGGCTGGTCGCAGGGCTGACCGAACTGGGTGCTGGGGCGAAGACGGGTGCAGGGTATGGGTATTTCGTGCCGCCACTACAGCCAGCCCAACCGGTTACTGCTGCACCTCAAGTGGCTGTCGCCTCACCAACCGGCCAACCGGCACCTGCCGCAGATTCGAAATTACCAGCACCGGCGTCCCCCACAACGCCAGTGCCATCCGAAGAGCTGATCTGGCGCACCGGTACGATTAGGGAATACCAGCCGGGATCGGGACGAGGCCGCCTGGTAGATGATGAAACGGGCGAGGAGCTTCGGTTCAGCCGTGAAGCCATCGTAAACAAGGGCTGGTCGCCCGGGAAAAAACAGAAGGTGCGCTACTCTGCTACCCAACGCGAAGGGCAGACAGTAGTTGTCATGATGCAGCGAGGATAG
- a CDS encoding putative CRISPR-associated protein, whose translation MPYRRLIVSTVGISAFLNILDASEDTWRSNLNRAANDQQLNNELEEKVDELAQTVAYSLEHGDVLGRRRISAELNGLYGIYGGDLAAGKSDMHYLIATDTALGRKAADVISAFLRENGLNVDIYVPATLSTATPSAFSSGMKELIHWCENTIPSYRDAGYRVVFNLTAAFKSLQGYLNIMGMFYADEVVYIFETGSQLLSIPRLPLQVDIGALREHRPKLAMMAKGHVFAREQVSKIPSGLLDIDEQGNACLSDWGLLVWNRVRQELLGEELLLFPRLQYTDTFSRDFRRAAPAERAALQEVLAKVSGLLEDSHGDTAPLKRDGGLQYDVYSGKTTPDGRPIGHFRVSQSRRVSCTAEEGALRLRRYGEHSINENP comes from the coding sequence ATGCCTTACAGACGACTCATAGTGAGTACCGTTGGTATCTCCGCCTTCTTGAACATCCTCGACGCCTCGGAAGACACCTGGCGCTCTAACTTGAACCGGGCTGCCAACGATCAACAGCTGAACAATGAGCTGGAGGAAAAGGTTGATGAACTTGCCCAAACGGTGGCATATAGCCTGGAACATGGGGACGTGCTAGGCCGGCGACGTATTAGCGCGGAGTTGAATGGCCTGTATGGCATCTACGGAGGCGACTTAGCGGCCGGCAAGTCTGATATGCACTACCTGATCGCCACCGACACCGCTCTCGGCCGGAAAGCCGCTGATGTAATCTCTGCCTTTCTTCGGGAAAACGGCTTGAACGTGGATATCTATGTCCCTGCTACTTTGTCCACAGCCACTCCATCAGCGTTTTCGAGTGGGATGAAAGAACTGATCCATTGGTGTGAAAATACCATCCCCAGCTATCGAGATGCTGGCTATCGTGTGGTCTTTAATCTGACGGCGGCGTTCAAGAGTTTGCAGGGGTATTTGAACATCATGGGAATGTTCTATGCCGACGAGGTAGTGTACATCTTCGAGACCGGCTCGCAACTGCTCTCTATCCCTCGCTTGCCTCTACAGGTAGACATCGGGGCTTTGCGCGAGCATCGTCCAAAGTTGGCAATGATGGCAAAGGGCCACGTTTTCGCCCGTGAACAGGTCTCCAAGATTCCATCCGGTTTACTCGACATTGATGAGCAAGGTAATGCCTGTCTTTCAGATTGGGGATTGTTGGTCTGGAATCGGGTACGCCAGGAATTGCTCGGCGAAGAACTGCTTCTGTTTCCGCGGCTGCAGTATACCGACACTTTCAGCCGCGATTTTAGGCGAGCGGCTCCTGCGGAACGGGCCGCTCTGCAAGAGGTTCTGGCCAAAGTGTCCGGTCTGCTCGAAGACAGCCATGGTGACACAGCGCCCCTCAAACGAGATGGTGGTTTGCAATATGATGTGTACAGCGGCAAGACGACTCCAGACGGCCGTCCGATTGGACATTTCAGGGTCTCACAGAGCCGGCGGGTTAGTTGTACGGCTGAAGAAGGCGCGTTACGCTTGCGGCGCTACGGTGAACACTCGATCAACGAAAATCCGTGA